The following proteins come from a genomic window of Sorghum bicolor cultivar BTx623 chromosome 3, Sorghum_bicolor_NCBIv3, whole genome shotgun sequence:
- the LOC8080830 gene encoding LOW QUALITY PROTEIN: auxin response factor 2 (The sequence of the model RefSeq protein was modified relative to this genomic sequence to represent the inferred CDS: deleted 2 bases in 1 codon) — protein MAGIDLNTVEEEDEEEAEAEAPPVAARAGGGAVCLELWHACAGPVAPLPRKGSAVVYLPQGHLEHIGGDADAAGAAVPPHVLCRVVDVTLHVSSCARGAWAAGRLYRACERNVLELLTDRRTCLVPCVQADGATDEVYARVSLLPEDEEAERRARARVREDEDADRDGEDGAAMKPLARTPHMFCKTLTASDTSTHGGFSVPRRAAEDCFPPLDYSQQRPSQELVAKDLHGTEWKFRHIYRGQPRRHLLTTGWSAFVNKKKLVSGDAVLFLRGEDGVLRLGVRRAAQLKIVTPIPALHNQCSSQTTLGNVAQAVATRTVFHIYYNPRLSQSEFIVPYWKFTRSLNQPISVGMRCRMRYESDDASERRCTGIIIGSREAEPIWYGSKWKCLVVRWDDGIECHWPNRVSPWEIEVTGSVSGSHMCAPNSKRLKPCLPQVNPEIVLPNGSVSSDFAGSVRFHKVLQGQELLGLKTHDGIPRLGVRSPNGIPGFPYHCSGFGESQRFQKVLQGQEVFRPFRGGCLADGHIRTAGMYQPKWPAPQGCDFPQPAKPVLVLQASSPSSVLMFPQTGSKITPLEYEYSCLDKDEDGRFDRTVPTQDMGRNNQTLSLWPHLVSGEAIEECTGTENMHSSVSGAEHESNNESTVENGCKIFGISLAEKIRSCDEADSCSAKRNSGLQPSRSQILGSCWATVHEHRSVVGRVVDVSATDMMI, from the exons ATGGCGGGCATTGACCTCAACAccgtggaggaggaggacgaggaggaggcggaggcggaggcgccgCCTGTGGCCGCCAGGGCCGGTGGTGGCGCCGTGTGTCTGGAGCTGTGGCACGCGTGCGCGGGCCCCGTCGCGCCGCTGCCGCGCAAGGGCAGCGCCGTCGTGTACCTGCCGCAGGGCCACCTCGAGCACATCGGCGGCGACGCTGACGCGGCGGGAGCAGCGGTGCCGCCACACGTGCTCTGCCGCGTCGTCGACGTCACCCTCCACGTGAGTTCCTGCGCGCGCGGGGCCTGGGCGGCGGGGCGCCTGTACCGTGCCTGCGAGCGCAATGTGCTCGAGCTATTGACTGACAGGAGA ACCTGTCTTGTTCCGTGCGTGCAGGCGGACGGCGCCACCGACGAGGTGTACGCGCGGGTGTCGCTGCTGCCCGAGGACGAGGAGGCGGAgaggcgggcgcgggcgcgggttCGGGAGGACGAGGACGCGGATCGCGACGGCGAGGACGGGGCCGCCATGAAGCCGCTCGCACGGACGCCGCACATGTTCTGCAAGACGCTCACGGCCTCTGACACCAGCACGCACGGCGGCTTCTCcgtgccgcgccgcgccgccgagGACTGCTTCCCGCCGCTG GACTACAGCCAGCAGAGGCCGTCTCAGGAGCTCGTGGCCAAGGATCTACACGGCACGGAGTGGAAGTTCCGACATATCTACCGAG GCCAGCCACGAAGGCATCTCTTAACCACTGGATGGAGTGCATTTGTTAATAAGAAGAAGCTTGTTTCTGGCGATGCAGTTCTGTTCCTTCG AGGTGAAGATGGAGTGCTTCGACTGGGAGTGCGCCGAGCAGCCCAGCTAAAAATTGTAACTCCTATTCCTGCACTGCATAACCAGTGCTCAAGCCAGACCACTCTGGGAAATGTTGCACAAGCTGTGGCCACGAGGACTGTTTTCCACATTTACTACAATCCCAG GTTAAGTCAATCTGAATTCATTGTACCCTATTGGAAGTTCACCAGAAGCTTGAATCAACCAATTTCTGTTGGAATGAGATGCAGAATGCGATATGAAAGTGACGATGCTTCTGAAAGAAG gtgcacTGGGATAATAATTGGAAGCAGAGAAGCTGAGCCTATTTGGTATGGTTCAAAATGGAAATGCTTGGTG GTTAGATGGGATGATGGTATAGAGTGCCATTGGCCCAATAGGGTATCTCCTTGGGAGATTGAGGTCACAGGATCAGTTTCAGGATCTCATATGTGCGCTCCCAATTCAAAACGTCTGAAACCATGCCTCCCTCAAGTTAATCCGGAGATTGTGCTTCCAA ATGGAAGCGTTTCTTCAGATTTTGCGGGATCTGTCAGATTCCACAAGGTCTTGCAAGGTCAAGAATTGTTGGGTTTGAAAACCCATGACG GGATCCCAAGGCTCGGTGTTAGATCTCCAAATGGAATCCCTGGATTTCCCTACCATTGCTCAGGCTTTGGGGAATCTCAAAGATTCCAAAAGGTCTTGCAAGGTCAAGAAGTGTTTCGTCCTTTCCGAGGAGGATGTTTGGCTGATGGCCATATAAGAACTGCTGGCATGTATCAACCTAAATGGCCTGCACCACAAGGGTGTGATTTTCCACAGCCAGCAAAACCGGTACTTGTGTTGCAAGCATCCTCCCCATCATCTGTGCTGATGTTTCCACAAACTGGTTCTAAGATAACTCCATTGGAATATGAGTACAGCTGCCTGGATAAGGATGAGGATGGTAGATTTGATAGGACTGTCCCTACTCAAGATATGGGAAGAAACAATCAAACATTATCTCTTTGGCCTCATCTTGTTTCCGGCGAAGCAATAGAAGAATGTACTGGAACTGAGAATATGCACTCTTCTGTCAGTGGTGCAGAGCATGAATCAAACAATGAGAGTACAGTTGAAAATGGCTGCAAAATCTTTGGTATCTCATTGGCTGAAAAGATCCGATCATGTGATGAAGCAGACTCTTGTAGTGCAAAACGTAATTCTGGGCTCCAGCCTTCGAGGTCACAAATACTAGGCAGCTGTTGGGCCACT GTTCATGAGCACAGATCTGTTGTTGGCAGGGTGGTTGATGTCTCTGCAACGGATATGATGATCTGA